The Pirellulimonas nuda genome includes a region encoding these proteins:
- a CDS encoding DUF488 domain-containing protein, translating to MTNLQFAIRSHVLTIGHSRHSMERFLELLQAHQVTAIADVRSTPHSRTDHFCQAPLRIALEQAGVRYAYLGQELGARRDEPECYVDGQAVYDRVARLPAFAAGVERLRRGAQRFRIALMCAEKEPLDCHRSVLIARYLALAGWRVEHILADGSLEPHAETDRRLVGMMGIERSLFEPQQGWDDLVAQAYSARACELAYRPV from the coding sequence ATGACTAATTTGCAATTTGCAATCCGTAGCCACGTGCTGACCATCGGCCACTCGCGCCACTCCATGGAGCGGTTCCTCGAACTGCTGCAGGCGCACCAAGTCACCGCCATCGCGGACGTGCGTTCGACCCCCCACAGCCGCACCGACCACTTCTGCCAGGCGCCGCTGCGCATCGCGCTGGAGCAAGCCGGGGTGCGCTACGCGTACCTCGGCCAAGAGCTGGGCGCGCGGCGCGACGAGCCCGAGTGCTACGTCGACGGACAAGCGGTGTACGACCGCGTCGCCCGGCTGCCGGCGTTCGCCGCGGGGGTCGAGCGGCTGCGGCGCGGCGCCCAGCGGTTCCGCATCGCCCTGATGTGCGCGGAGAAGGAGCCGCTGGACTGCCACCGCTCGGTGCTGATCGCCCGCTATCTGGCGCTGGCCGGCTGGCGGGTCGAGCACATCCTGGCCGACGGTTCGCTGGAGCCCCACGCCGAGACCGACCGCCGGCTCGTCGGCATGATGGGGATCGAGCGCTCGCTGTTCGAGCCCCAGCAGGGCTGGGACGACCTGGTCGCCCAGGCGTACTCCGCCCGGGCCTGCGAGCTTGCGTACCGACCAGTGTAG
- a CDS encoding glycoside hydrolase family 2 TIM barrel-domain containing protein, with protein sequence MKTPCCLTFSLLCVLTLSASAQNDWENPRVFAVNKEPPHATFLPYPSVEAALAGDLEKNPLYKSLNGEWDFRWVKLPSLVPEGFWKPDFDAQGFLPIKVPANWQMEGYDYPVYSNVNYPFPPNPPKVGQRYNPCGLYRKTFELPADWDGKQVFLHFDGVKSAFYLWVNGQKVGYSQDSMTPAEFNVTKYLNPGKNLIAVQVIRWSDGSYLEDQDMWRMSGIYRDVYMVARPETYIRDVFFTTDLDDKYQNAEVRCLVEKEGFDNDNAAQVEVRLVDSGGEDRLATPRRLEPPSQSEELRARISNPKLWTDETPNLYKLAVALKDADGKTLEAVAINVGFREFEIKDGKLLLNGKPILLKGVNRHEHDPDHGRAIPYERMVEDVKLLKQNNFNAVRTSHYPDHPAWYDLCDQYGILVMDEANMESHEYRARGPGGGGSLPGNREEWFDASVARMEAVVHRDKNHPSVVFWSLGNEAGTGKTFKLMREAALAIDKSRPIHYQDGNEHADVLGLFYPSPDDLKKRASSNEQRPIVLTEYAHAMGNSMGNFQDYWDVMEQDNHLVGGYIWDWVDQGLRRRTLRDEEYFAYGGDFGDKPNDSNFCINGLVQPDRKPNPHLHEVKKVQQFVKVRPVEGENGVVEVTNGYFHRNLGFLKPKWELIADGKQLASGELSPLDLEPGETGKLEVPLSLPDPGAYGELMLNLRFALAEDEPWADAGFVVAEAQTPIAYKSKTPDAVSGDVVGAVNLSEDDGHVYAKGTGFQIRFNKQTGALDEWRRDGQKIVISPLEPNFWRAQVDNEWDASNPNNMPREMFVWRDAQVGRKLESFQKKQVADGHARLTAKLRLPVWNAAYTNTYDVYGNGDVVVSATLDGPKELPELLRFGMRLGVPGWMDRAAWHGRGPFESYPDRKTAALVGRYEMPVADLHFPYVRPQENGNRTDVRWFALTNRQGRGLAVVGQPLVQAGASRYTQENLMSAAHDYELKNNWFTTLYIDGVQRGVGGQNSWGQKPLDKYRPRESHYEYTFRLTPLLEGGAPEDVALRSYK encoded by the coding sequence GTGAAGACTCCTTGCTGTTTGACGTTCTCCCTGCTGTGCGTGTTGACGCTCTCGGCCTCGGCCCAAAACGACTGGGAGAACCCCCGAGTCTTCGCCGTCAACAAGGAGCCGCCGCACGCGACGTTCCTCCCCTACCCCTCTGTTGAAGCCGCCCTGGCCGGCGACCTGGAGAAGAACCCGCTCTACAAGAGCCTCAACGGCGAGTGGGACTTCCGCTGGGTGAAGCTGCCGAGCCTCGTGCCGGAGGGGTTCTGGAAGCCCGACTTCGATGCCCAGGGCTTCCTCCCCATCAAGGTGCCGGCCAACTGGCAGATGGAGGGCTACGACTACCCGGTCTACTCCAACGTCAACTACCCCTTCCCGCCCAACCCGCCGAAGGTCGGCCAGCGCTACAACCCCTGCGGGCTGTACCGCAAGACGTTCGAGCTGCCGGCGGACTGGGACGGCAAGCAGGTCTTCCTGCACTTCGACGGCGTGAAGAGCGCCTTCTACCTGTGGGTCAACGGCCAAAAGGTGGGCTACAGCCAAGACAGCATGACCCCCGCCGAGTTCAACGTCACCAAGTATCTGAATCCGGGCAAGAACCTGATCGCGGTGCAGGTGATCCGCTGGAGCGACGGCAGCTACCTGGAAGACCAGGACATGTGGCGGATGAGCGGGATCTATCGCGACGTGTACATGGTGGCGCGGCCGGAGACGTACATCCGCGACGTCTTCTTCACAACCGACTTAGACGACAAGTATCAGAACGCCGAGGTGCGCTGCCTCGTTGAGAAAGAAGGGTTTGACAACGACAACGCGGCGCAGGTTGAAGTCCGATTGGTCGACTCCGGCGGCGAAGACCGGCTCGCGACTCCGCGCCGGCTTGAGCCGCCGAGTCAATCGGAAGAGCTGCGTGCGAGAATCTCCAACCCCAAGCTCTGGACCGACGAAACCCCCAACCTCTACAAGCTCGCCGTCGCACTGAAAGACGCCGACGGCAAGACGCTCGAAGCCGTCGCCATCAACGTCGGCTTCCGCGAGTTCGAGATCAAGGACGGCAAGCTGCTGCTCAACGGCAAGCCGATCTTGCTCAAGGGGGTCAACCGCCACGAGCACGACCCCGACCACGGCCGCGCCATCCCCTACGAGCGGATGGTCGAGGACGTCAAGCTGCTCAAGCAGAACAACTTCAACGCGGTGCGGACCAGCCACTACCCCGACCACCCGGCGTGGTACGACCTGTGCGACCAGTACGGCATCCTGGTGATGGACGAAGCGAACATGGAATCGCACGAGTACCGGGCGCGCGGCCCCGGCGGCGGCGGCAGCCTGCCGGGCAACCGTGAGGAGTGGTTCGACGCGTCGGTGGCTCGGATGGAGGCGGTGGTCCACCGCGACAAGAACCACCCCAGCGTCGTCTTCTGGTCGCTGGGCAACGAAGCGGGCACCGGAAAGACCTTCAAGCTGATGCGCGAGGCGGCGCTCGCCATCGACAAGTCGCGCCCCATCCACTACCAGGACGGCAACGAGCACGCGGACGTGCTGGGGCTGTTCTACCCCTCGCCGGACGACCTCAAGAAACGGGCCAGCTCAAACGAGCAGCGGCCGATCGTGCTCACCGAGTACGCCCACGCGATGGGCAACTCCATGGGGAACTTCCAGGACTACTGGGACGTGATGGAGCAGGACAACCACCTGGTCGGCGGGTACATCTGGGACTGGGTCGACCAGGGCCTCCGCCGCCGCACGCTGCGTGACGAAGAGTACTTCGCCTACGGCGGCGACTTCGGCGACAAGCCCAACGACAGCAACTTCTGCATCAACGGCCTCGTGCAGCCCGACCGCAAGCCCAACCCCCACCTGCACGAAGTCAAGAAGGTGCAGCAGTTCGTCAAGGTCCGGCCCGTGGAGGGCGAGAACGGTGTGGTTGAAGTCACCAACGGCTACTTCCACCGCAACCTGGGCTTCCTCAAGCCCAAGTGGGAGCTGATCGCGGACGGCAAGCAGCTCGCCAGCGGCGAGCTGTCGCCGCTGGACCTCGAGCCGGGCGAGACCGGCAAGCTAGAAGTCCCCCTCAGCCTCCCCGACCCCGGCGCGTACGGCGAGCTGATGCTGAACCTCCGCTTCGCGCTGGCCGAGGACGAGCCGTGGGCAGACGCCGGCTTCGTGGTCGCCGAGGCGCAAACGCCCATCGCGTACAAGAGCAAGACGCCCGACGCCGTCTCGGGAGACGTGGTCGGCGCCGTGAACCTCAGCGAAGACGACGGCCACGTCTACGCCAAGGGGACCGGCTTCCAGATCCGCTTCAACAAGCAGACCGGCGCGCTGGACGAGTGGCGACGCGACGGTCAGAAGATCGTCATCAGCCCGCTGGAGCCCAACTTCTGGCGGGCCCAGGTCGATAACGAGTGGGACGCCAGCAACCCCAACAACATGCCGCGCGAGATGTTCGTGTGGCGCGACGCCCAGGTCGGCCGCAAGCTGGAGAGCTTCCAGAAGAAGCAGGTCGCCGACGGGCACGCCCGCCTGACCGCCAAGCTGCGTCTGCCGGTGTGGAACGCGGCCTACACCAACACCTACGACGTGTACGGCAACGGCGACGTAGTGGTCTCCGCCACGCTGGACGGGCCGAAGGAGCTGCCGGAGCTGCTGCGGTTCGGCATGCGGCTGGGGGTCCCCGGCTGGATGGACCGGGCCGCCTGGCACGGCCGCGGGCCGTTCGAGTCGTACCCCGACCGCAAGACCGCGGCGCTGGTGGGCCGGTACGAGATGCCGGTCGCCGACCTGCACTTCCCGTACGTCCGCCCGCAAGAGAACGGCAACCGCACCGACGTGCGCTGGTTCGCGCTAACCAACCGCCAGGGCCGCGGCCTGGCCGTGGTGGGCCAGCCGCTGGTGCAGGCGGGCGCCAGCCGCTACACGCAAGAGAACCTGATGAGCGCTGCGCACGACTACGAGCTCAAGAACAACTGGTTCACCACGCTCTATATCGACGGCGTGCAACGCGGCGTCGGCGGCCAAAACAGTTGGGGCCAGAAGCCGCTAGACAAGTACCGCCCCCGCGAGTCGCACTACGAGTACACCTTCCGGCTAACGCCGCTGCTAGAAGGAGGCGCGCCAGAAGACGTAGCGCTGCGCTCCTACAAGTAG
- a CDS encoding AI-2E family transporter: MSELLIEPEPSFSDSEAPSPEQRAARDEPTLDAVPRVCLVILAVLAVFYTLYFARAILLPLTLALMGSIVLKPVTRRMEAAGLPGILSASLIFLVLTAVTIFGTVRLSGPVSDWLERAPQSFAKAGSRVKDYLKPLAQIKAAQQQVDEMTKLPGEEKNPDTVRVEQPAIASETINATGAYLASASITLFMLFFLLAAGDRYLEKTVEIIPTWRGKRDAVMLARDVQSRIASYLGMITLINIGLGIVVGLGLWWVGMPNPVLWGVLAGVLNFIPVAGLLIGVVLTLVVGLAELPTIGQALAAPSIYLLANGIEANFITPAVLGRSISLNPVVILLAVFFWGWIWGMGGVLLAVPMLIVAKIVCESNESLKPYAVFLSP; the protein is encoded by the coding sequence TTGTCCGAACTACTCATTGAACCCGAGCCCTCTTTCTCAGACTCGGAGGCGCCCTCACCCGAACAACGGGCAGCCCGTGACGAGCCGACGCTCGACGCCGTGCCGCGCGTGTGCCTGGTCATCCTGGCCGTGCTCGCGGTCTTCTACACGCTTTACTTCGCCCGCGCCATCCTGCTGCCGCTCACCCTCGCGTTGATGGGGAGCATCGTGCTCAAGCCGGTCACCCGGCGGATGGAGGCTGCCGGGCTGCCGGGCATCTTGTCGGCTTCGCTGATCTTCCTGGTGCTCACCGCCGTCACCATCTTTGGCACCGTACGGCTGAGCGGCCCGGTGAGCGACTGGCTCGAACGGGCGCCGCAGAGCTTCGCCAAGGCGGGCTCCCGTGTAAAGGACTACCTCAAGCCGCTGGCGCAAATCAAGGCCGCCCAGCAGCAGGTCGACGAGATGACCAAGCTCCCCGGTGAGGAGAAGAACCCCGACACGGTGCGGGTCGAGCAGCCCGCGATCGCCAGCGAGACGATCAACGCCACCGGCGCCTACCTGGCCAGCGCGTCGATCACGCTGTTCATGCTGTTCTTCCTGCTGGCCGCCGGCGACCGCTACCTGGAGAAGACCGTTGAGATCATCCCCACCTGGCGCGGCAAACGCGACGCGGTGATGCTGGCCCGCGACGTTCAGTCGCGGATCGCCTCCTACCTGGGGATGATCACGCTCATCAACATCGGCCTGGGCATCGTGGTGGGCCTGGGGCTGTGGTGGGTCGGGATGCCCAACCCCGTGTTGTGGGGGGTGCTGGCCGGCGTGCTGAACTTCATCCCGGTAGCCGGCCTGCTGATCGGGGTGGTGCTGACGCTGGTGGTCGGCCTCGCAGAGCTCCCCACCATCGGCCAAGCGCTGGCCGCCCCGTCGATCTACCTGCTGGCCAACGGCATCGAAGCCAACTTCATCACCCCGGCCGTGCTGGGCCGCTCCATCAGCCTGAACCCGGTCGTGATCCTGCTGGCGGTCTTCTTCTGGGGCTGGATCTGGGGCATGGGGGGCGTGCTGCTGGCGGTGCCGATGCTGATCGTGGCGAAAATCGTCTGCGAGAGCAATGAGTCGCTCAAGCCCTACGCCGTGTTCCTGTCGCCCTAA
- a CDS encoding arylsulfatase, with protein sequence MTYHRAGLLLLFICGAAWGRAADRPNIVVILVDDMGYSDIGCFGSEIPTPNIDALAAGGVAFTQAYNTARCSPTRASLLTGHYPHQAGMGHLDGTFVAGSLGYQARIADTSVTLAEVLAPAGYFTAMSGKWHLGQQRGTPPWERGFQRSLNLQAGGTHFPNQTPKAGAKLYLDGEELALNDPRFGDDWYGAELWTDWGLKFIDEARDAGKPFLLYLAHCAPHFPLMAREEAIARYRGKYTQGWDKLRGARHAKQIELGIVDAGWPLAPRPKGVAAWDDLTDAQRDRFDNMMAVYAAMIESIDVSVGRVVDGLRERGELENTLIVFLSDNGGNAESGPNGRTDGDGAIGSPDSNVFLGQSWATLSNTPFRRYKHHTHEGGIATPLILSWPERVAGAERGALNREPVHVIDVMPTALAASGAAYPQELGGHAIEPFEGVSLLPALRGEPLVRTNPILFEHEGNRALREGRWKIVTFGSQPWELYDMRADRTEQHDLAGEQPDRVRAMAARWDAIAKRTHTESIDRAKKQRANKARNKQPAPPAGRA encoded by the coding sequence ATGACCTACCATCGCGCTGGTCTCCTCCTGTTGTTCATTTGCGGCGCCGCGTGGGGTCGGGCCGCCGACCGGCCCAACATCGTCGTGATCTTGGTCGACGACATGGGCTACTCGGACATCGGCTGCTTCGGCAGCGAGATCCCGACGCCGAACATCGATGCGCTCGCGGCCGGGGGTGTAGCGTTCACCCAGGCGTACAACACGGCCCGCTGCAGCCCCACACGGGCGTCGCTGCTGACAGGGCACTACCCGCACCAGGCGGGCATGGGGCACCTGGACGGCACCTTCGTGGCCGGCTCGCTCGGGTACCAGGCGCGCATCGCCGACACCAGCGTCACGCTGGCGGAAGTATTGGCCCCCGCCGGTTATTTCACCGCCATGAGCGGCAAGTGGCACTTGGGCCAGCAGCGGGGCACGCCGCCGTGGGAGCGGGGCTTCCAGCGGAGCCTCAACCTGCAGGCCGGCGGCACCCACTTCCCGAACCAAACCCCCAAGGCCGGGGCGAAGCTCTACCTCGACGGCGAGGAGCTGGCCCTAAACGACCCGCGGTTCGGCGACGACTGGTACGGCGCCGAGCTGTGGACCGACTGGGGCCTGAAGTTCATCGACGAGGCCCGCGACGCCGGCAAGCCGTTCCTGCTGTACCTAGCCCACTGCGCGCCGCACTTCCCGCTGATGGCGCGGGAAGAAGCCATCGCCCGCTACCGCGGCAAGTACACGCAGGGCTGGGACAAGCTACGCGGAGCGCGGCACGCCAAACAGATCGAGCTGGGGATCGTCGACGCCGGCTGGCCGCTGGCGCCCCGCCCGAAAGGGGTCGCCGCGTGGGACGACCTGACCGACGCCCAACGCGACCGCTTCGACAACATGATGGCGGTGTACGCGGCGATGATTGAATCGATCGACGTGAGCGTCGGCCGCGTCGTGGATGGGCTCCGCGAGCGGGGCGAGCTGGAGAACACGCTGATCGTGTTTCTCAGCGATAACGGGGGCAACGCAGAGTCGGGGCCCAACGGCCGAACCGATGGCGACGGGGCGATCGGCAGCCCTGATTCCAATGTCTTCTTGGGGCAGAGCTGGGCCACGCTCAGCAACACGCCGTTCCGCCGCTACAAGCACCACACGCACGAGGGGGGGATCGCGACGCCGCTGATCCTGAGCTGGCCAGAGCGGGTCGCGGGGGCCGAGCGTGGCGCGCTCAACCGCGAGCCCGTCCACGTGATCGACGTCATGCCCACCGCGCTGGCCGCGTCGGGCGCGGCCTACCCGCAGGAGCTGGGGGGGCACGCCATCGAGCCGTTCGAGGGGGTGAGCCTGCTGCCGGCGCTGCGGGGCGAGCCGCTGGTCCGCACGAACCCCATCCTGTTCGAGCACGAGGGGAACCGCGCGCTGCGCGAGGGCCGTTGGAAGATCGTCACCTTCGGCAGCCAGCCGTGGGAGCTGTACGACATGCGCGCCGACCGCACCGAGCAGCACGACCTGGCGGGCGAGCAGCCGGACCGGGTCCGCGCGATGGCGGCCCGGTGGGACGCGATCGCCAAGCGGACCCACACCGAGTCCATCGACCGCGCCAAGAAGCAGCGCGCCAACAAAGCAAGAAACAAACAACCCGCCCCCCCCGCCGGTCGGGCGTAA
- a CDS encoding baeRF3 domain-containing protein has translation MPSASSERLTSLLIDQQPPCVSIYQPTHRRHPENQQDPIRYRNLLERVESSLESHPDSKQAAGVLEKFRALVDDQEFWNHRTEGLAVLGSPTVFEVFDLQRSVDQLAVVADSFHVKPLLREAQSADRFQVLCLSRQEAKLYQGNRYALDPVEVTAFPTTLTGALGHELTEPHQTVASYGKGPARGAADGAMHHGHGGKKDEEEIDTKRFFRVIEQGVLDHYSRPSGLPLMLVALAEHQGEFREASHNPMLMDEGLAINPDALDVEELRQRAWEAIEPNYHARLEGLVDDFNLARSQQRGSDDLVEAAREAVAGRVGTLLVEADRTIPGRIDAATGKIEPAALSEPDVDDVLDDLAEVVLRMKGDVIVVPAERMPGPTGVAASYRY, from the coding sequence ATGCCGTCTGCCTCCTCCGAACGTTTGACGAGCTTGCTGATCGACCAGCAACCACCTTGCGTCTCGATCTACCAGCCAACGCACCGCCGGCACCCAGAGAATCAACAAGACCCCATCCGGTATCGCAACCTGCTAGAGCGGGTTGAATCGTCGTTGGAGAGCCATCCCGACTCGAAGCAGGCGGCCGGCGTGCTCGAGAAGTTCCGCGCCCTCGTCGATGACCAAGAGTTCTGGAACCACCGCACGGAAGGCCTGGCGGTACTGGGGTCTCCCACAGTGTTTGAGGTCTTCGACCTCCAGCGATCGGTCGATCAGCTCGCCGTGGTCGCCGACAGCTTCCACGTGAAGCCGTTGTTGCGCGAGGCGCAATCGGCGGATCGCTTTCAGGTGCTGTGCCTCAGCCGACAGGAAGCAAAGCTCTACCAGGGCAACCGCTACGCGCTCGACCCGGTTGAGGTCACCGCCTTTCCTACCACCCTCACGGGGGCCCTGGGCCACGAGCTTACGGAGCCGCACCAGACGGTGGCCTCGTACGGCAAAGGCCCGGCCCGCGGCGCCGCGGACGGGGCGATGCACCACGGGCACGGTGGAAAGAAAGACGAGGAAGAAATCGATACGAAGCGGTTCTTCCGCGTCATCGAACAGGGTGTCTTGGACCATTACTCGCGCCCGTCGGGGCTGCCGTTGATGCTGGTCGCCCTGGCGGAGCACCAGGGAGAGTTCCGCGAGGCGAGTCACAACCCGATGCTGATGGACGAAGGATTGGCGATTAACCCGGACGCATTGGACGTGGAAGAACTACGCCAGCGGGCGTGGGAGGCCATCGAACCCAACTACCACGCGCGGCTCGAAGGGCTTGTCGACGACTTCAACCTCGCGCGTTCACAACAACGGGGATCGGACGACCTGGTCGAAGCGGCCCGCGAGGCGGTCGCCGGTCGGGTGGGGACGCTGCTGGTCGAGGCGGATCGGACCATCCCGGGACGGATCGACGCCGCGACCGGAAAGATCGAACCCGCCGCGTTATCGGAGCCAGACGTAGACGACGTGCTCGACGACCTGGCGGAGGTGGTGCTGCGGATGAAGGGAGACGTGATCGTCGTGCCGGCCGAGCGGATGCCCGGCCCAACCGGGGTCGCGGCGTCGTACCGCTATTGA
- a CDS encoding MOSC domain-containing protein has protein sequence MYSTGLDRTFYRAGGVMSGGLGEGLRARLASVQTGMPQTRGEPGAADVMDRPWTTAFYKTPVDGRVWLGKTGLAGDGQADQKNHGGPDKAACVYPADHYGYWQAELGVSPLPHGAFGENFTTLGVTEADLCIGDVFSIGPAVVQVSQPRQPCWKLARRWRAKDLALRVQQNGRTGWYFRVLQEGEVERGAELLLKERPHPRLTLADANDLMHHRKHDLAAAATLAACPALSASWQATLNKRVQSGESESIASRVEGANGGGA, from the coding sequence GTGTACAGTACCGGCCTGGACCGGACCTTCTACCGAGCGGGGGGCGTGATGTCGGGCGGACTTGGCGAGGGCCTGCGGGCCCGGTTGGCGTCGGTGCAGACCGGCATGCCGCAAACGCGCGGCGAGCCCGGCGCCGCGGACGTGATGGACCGGCCCTGGACCACGGCGTTCTACAAGACGCCGGTCGACGGCCGCGTGTGGCTCGGCAAGACCGGGCTGGCCGGCGACGGGCAGGCCGACCAGAAGAACCACGGCGGGCCCGACAAAGCGGCCTGCGTCTACCCCGCCGACCACTACGGCTACTGGCAGGCCGAGCTGGGCGTTTCGCCGCTGCCCCATGGGGCGTTCGGAGAAAACTTCACGACCCTCGGCGTGACGGAGGCCGACCTCTGTATCGGCGACGTCTTCTCGATCGGCCCGGCGGTGGTGCAGGTCTCCCAGCCGCGCCAGCCCTGCTGGAAGCTGGCGCGGCGGTGGCGTGCCAAAGACCTGGCGCTCCGCGTGCAGCAGAACGGCCGCACCGGCTGGTACTTCCGCGTCCTTCAGGAGGGCGAGGTCGAGCGTGGGGCAGAGCTGCTGCTCAAAGAGCGGCCCCACCCGCGCCTGACGCTGGCCGACGCCAACGACCTGATGCACCACCGCAAGCACGACCTGGCGGCCGCCGCGACGCTGGCCGCTTGCCCGGCGCTTTCCGCGAGCTGGCAAGCGACGCTGAACAAGCGCGTGCAGAGCGGCGAGTCAGAGAGCATCGCGTCGCGCGTCGAGGGCGCCAACGGCGGCGGAGCGTAG
- a CDS encoding sugar-binding domain-containing protein gives MDRSTESSNDRTRAALTACELYYGKNLPQKEVARQLGVSPATVSRLLQSARDEGIVRITIHPPQDIALAQQLVERFGPQGVRHASAAGEGQASVGQSAARYFEATVEPGATVVLDGGRTVEQFVDALPSGGVAGLTIIPIATDPPSYSVSAYELMTRLAARFDRAIKQKLPYSLHRQLDPIYEEGRQAARQADFVMLGCGPWASGYTAQEFLYHLGYDPPEVGRRHPQVVGACAYQPLSADGQPVYAPEVHDTMRHALLIEDLRELSEDADRSICLLASGAAKRDTVLGVIAARMCNCLFVDVELARALLDLPPNGGG, from the coding sequence ATGGACCGATCGACCGAATCGTCGAACGACCGCACACGCGCCGCACTCACGGCGTGCGAGCTCTACTACGGCAAGAACCTGCCGCAGAAGGAGGTCGCCAGGCAGTTGGGGGTGAGCCCGGCGACGGTCAGCCGGCTGCTGCAGTCGGCCCGCGACGAGGGGATCGTGCGGATCACCATCCACCCGCCGCAAGATATCGCCTTGGCGCAGCAACTGGTCGAGCGGTTCGGCCCGCAGGGGGTGCGGCACGCCTCGGCCGCCGGCGAGGGCCAGGCCTCGGTCGGTCAGTCGGCCGCGCGGTACTTCGAGGCCACCGTCGAGCCGGGCGCCACCGTGGTGCTGGACGGCGGCCGCACGGTCGAACAGTTTGTCGACGCGCTCCCCTCCGGCGGCGTGGCGGGGCTGACGATCATCCCCATCGCCACCGACCCGCCCAGCTACTCGGTGAGCGCCTACGAGCTGATGACCCGGCTGGCCGCGCGCTTCGACCGCGCGATCAAGCAGAAGCTCCCCTACTCGCTGCACCGGCAGCTCGACCCGATCTACGAAGAGGGCCGGCAGGCCGCCCGGCAGGCCGACTTCGTGATGCTGGGTTGCGGCCCCTGGGCCAGCGGCTACACGGCCCAGGAGTTCCTCTACCACCTTGGCTACGACCCCCCCGAAGTCGGACGCCGCCACCCGCAGGTGGTGGGGGCCTGCGCCTACCAGCCCCTCTCGGCCGACGGCCAACCGGTGTACGCCCCCGAGGTGCACGACACGATGCGCCACGCGCTGCTCATCGAAGACCTGCGCGAGCTGTCCGAGGACGCCGACCGCTCGATCTGCCTGCTAGCGTCCGGGGCCGCGAAGCGGGACACCGTGCTGGGGGTCATCGCGGCGCGGATGTGCAACTGCTTGTTTGTAGACGTAGAGCTGGCCCGAGCGCTGCTCGACCTCCCCCCCAACGGCGGCGGCTAG
- the galK gene encoding galactokinase, protein MDTAPSLDQLVLQARELFREQYGADARWTVAAPGRVNLIGEHTDYNDGYVCPMAIERYVVIAAGRAEGRDAGVRFFTALSQEETTLRPGEQETIDLPKWAVYPYGVLDLLRKRGMMLGAIDAVVVSTVPLGGGLSSSAALEVATATLAEAVSGQPLDGRDKARLCQMAENHYVGMPCGIMDQFSSALCSAGEAMRLDCRSLEIHPVPLADPAVSVLVTNSNVKHELTGSEYPTRRKQCEQAATALGVPMLRDATIELLEAKRDSMEDVIYRRARHIIGENQRVIDFSAAAAVGDWAKAGELMYASHAAMRDDFEISCPEIDALVEIARGIGPAGGVYGSRMTGGGFGGCTVTLVETAKVDAVVKRLLDEYRQQTGAEGAAFVTRPAGGAHAIK, encoded by the coding sequence GTGGATACCGCACCCAGCCTCGATCAACTCGTGCTCCAGGCCCGCGAGCTCTTCCGCGAGCAGTACGGCGCCGACGCCCGGTGGACCGTCGCCGCGCCGGGCCGCGTGAACCTGATCGGTGAGCACACCGACTACAACGACGGCTACGTCTGCCCGATGGCGATCGAGCGGTACGTGGTGATCGCCGCAGGGCGGGCCGAGGGACGCGACGCCGGGGTGCGGTTCTTCACGGCCCTCTCGCAGGAAGAGACCACGCTGCGCCCCGGCGAGCAAGAAACGATCGACCTGCCCAAGTGGGCCGTCTACCCGTACGGCGTGCTCGACCTGCTGCGTAAGCGCGGCATGATGCTGGGCGCCATCGACGCGGTCGTGGTCTCAACCGTGCCGCTGGGTGGGGGGCTCTCCAGCAGCGCGGCGCTCGAAGTCGCCACCGCCACGCTCGCCGAGGCGGTGTCGGGCCAGCCGCTGGACGGCCGAGACAAGGCGCGGCTCTGCCAGATGGCCGAGAACCACTACGTGGGCATGCCGTGCGGCATCATGGACCAGTTCAGCTCTGCGCTGTGCAGCGCCGGCGAGGCGATGCGGCTCGACTGCCGGTCGTTGGAGATCCACCCGGTGCCGCTGGCGGACCCGGCCGTGTCGGTGCTGGTGACCAACAGCAACGTCAAGCACGAGCTCACCGGCAGCGAGTACCCCACGCGCCGCAAGCAGTGCGAGCAGGCCGCCACGGCGCTCGGCGTGCCGATGCTGCGCGACGCTACGATCGAGCTGCTGGAGGCGAAACGCGACTCGATGGAGGACGTCATCTACCGACGGGCCAGGCACATCATCGGCGAGAACCAGCGGGTGATCGACTTCTCGGCCGCCGCGGCCGTGGGCGACTGGGCCAAAGCGGGCGAACTCATGTACGCCAGCCACGCCGCGATGCGAGACGACTTCGAGATTAGCTGCCCCGAGATCGACGCGCTGGTGGAGATCGCCCGCGGGATCGGGCCGGCCGGCGGCGTGTACGGCTCACGCATGACCGGCGGCGGCTTCGGCGGCTGCACCGTGACGCTGGTCGAGACCGCCAAGGTAGACGCGGTGGTCAAGCGTCTGCTGGACGAGTACCGCCAGCAGACCGGCGCCGAGGGCGCCGCGTTCGTGACCCGCCCCGCGGGCGGGGCCCACGCAATCAAGTAG